TGGTTCCATAGAAGGATTCTTCGATGTCGTGAGTGGCCAGCGCGTTACCGGCAAAGAGCAGATTCACATAGCCTTCTCTGATCATTTCGCTGAAGTGGTCTCGACTGCCGGTATGCACGACGGCAGGGCCGGCGACAACGAGAATTTTTCCCGAACCCGCTTTCGCACGTCGCATCTCTGAGGCGATCTCTTTGACGGTGACCCCTTTGGGTTTTTCACTGGAGACGGTGCTGTGCATGAATGAAAATCCGGAAACGTCAGGAGCACTGCGTTCTGTGGGAATGACTCTGGTTCCCTGATTGCCTGTCACCACCAGTTCCCCTTTGGTCACGTCTGACATCGGCAAGCAGTGCGCAGATTGCCGATCGGGGCTGACGACAATCCCACAGTCCATTTCCTGCAAATCAACGGGAATCCAGTTTTCCGCAATACGAATTTCTGTTTTCTGGTTGGTCGTGCAGTAAAAGCCTTCTGGAAACGCACCATCCATGTCGGCAGGCACTAAGACACAATCATGTTGATGAACGGGGACTGCACCATGCTGGGCGATGTGCGTCAATATTTTCTCAAGCGTTTCTTCATCTTGGGCTGAAACGGTGATTCGGGCGTGGCTGCTGTCTGAACGAAGTTGGCCAATCGCGATATCGTTAATGGAAAAATCGCCTCCCAGGACGGTAATTTCATCCAGAATCTTGGGTAACAGCAGGCTGTCAATAATATGCCCCTGTAATTCGATATCTTCACTGACACCGGACGTCTCGGGTGACGGGTTCTCTGAAGAAGGCTGATCTGAGTGATTCATGTGCGTTCATCCTTGCCTGGAACTCGAATGGAAATGAGAGTGTAAATAGATGCAGAAAGATAAGGAAAACAATGATCTCATGACTCTATTTTACGTTTTCTTTCCCAAAAGAATACTCTCAAAATAATGTTTGCTGCCCTGACTATCATATTAATTGCTTACTTTTTAATATTTTGCAGACAGACTCAAATCAGCACCCCGGAAACGACACAGGAGCAGTCGCTTGTATTTTATGATGATGGCCTTTGAGCCACTTGATTTTATTCGATTAATCACCGGGCTGGATGCCCCGTCTTCAATCCTGATCAGTCTGATTTTCATTTTTCTGGGTATGCTCAGCATTACCAAAGGTGGCGATTTATTTACGGACAGTTCTGTGGAAATCGCCAGGCTGACTCGAATTTCTCCGGTGATCATTGGCGCGACAATTGTCAGCATGTCGACAACGTTCCCTGAGTTGATGGTTTCTGTTACCAGCACGGTTTCCGGCAAAGGTGATCTGGCTGTGGGAAATGCACTAGGCTCCTGTTTATGTAATATCGGCTTGATTATTGGATCCTGTGCTTTGCTGAAAGGCTTTCTTTCCTGGCGACGAAAAACGGAGAGCGGGATTCCGGTTTCACGGTTAACAATCGTGGGGCCCGGTTTCTTTATGGTGTTTTCCGGCGTTCTGGTCTGGCTGTTCAGTCTGTTCTCATCTGGCGGTGCGATGACCCAGGCGGGAGTTCCTGCCGAGTTCGGTATCGCACGCTGGCAAGCCGGGATATTGCTCTGTGTTTTAGTGGCTTACATCCTGTTTTCTTTGCGCGTCGCGATGGCTTCACGTCATGATTTTGGTGAAGAGCAAGAGCAACCGCCGGAAGTCCCGAATTTCAAATTGCACTGCATCAAGTTGGCATTCGCTTTTTTCTGTGGTGCTTTTCTGGTAGTGCTGGGGAGTAAGCTGCTGGTGACCAATGCCGTGCAGGTTGCCCGTTATTTTGAAGTTTCAGAATTGCTGATTGGTCTGACGATTTTAGCCGTGGGGACTTCCCTGCCCGAGTTTACGATTTCCGTGCTTTCCGTGGTCAAAGGCCATGGTGCATTGGGAACCGGTAATATTATCGGAGCCAATGTATTGAATATTACTATGGTGGTTGCCACGTGTGCGTTGATTCATCCGTTGCCGATTCAGAGGCAAACGGTGCTATTGGATGGCCCTGTGGTGATTTTTTTGATGCTGGCCATGTTAGGGCTTTCCTGGAGACGCAAGCAAATCTCCAGTTTGAGTGGTTTGGTTTTATTGACTATTTACGTGGGGTATCTACTGATCGCGACGTTCTGGTTCGGTCATGCGTAGCGTCTCTCTCGAAGTAAAGGCTTGATTCAAGAGTCGATTTGAGAATATCATAGCCAATCTGGAGTTGTTTCATTGAGATCCAGCAGGTAGTCTGGAACCCTGTCGATCAGCTCATTGAATTTCACACTTTTTCATACGTTCCCCAAATCAGTAATGTTCCCGCTATGGTCAGAATTGGAATAATAGGGCTTGGACCATACTGGGAGCAGCGCTATGAACCGGTACTGCAGGCGATGGATCAGCGGATTCAGATCAAAGCAGTCTACGATCCGGTTCGCAGTCGCGCGGAACAGGTTGCCTCCCATTGGAATGCCGCGGCTGTTTCGGGAATTGGTTGTCTGGTCACACGCTATCCGCTGGATGCGTTTCTGCTCCTGCATTCCGACTGGATGAATCACTACCCGCTCAAACTGCTCAGCCAGCAGAATCGGCCCGTGTATATTGCTGGAAGTTTAGGGGAAGATCTGGATCTGTTGGAGCGGGTTCATTCTCGAGCGGTGGAGCAGCTGGGGACATTAATGCCTGAGTTCAGCCGACGTTATTCACAGGCCACCAGTCGGTTTTTTGAATTAGTCGTGACCCGTCTGGGAAAGCCGAACTCGATTCAGATTGAGACCTGCTGCCCCGCAGAAGATCAACAAGTGGAAGTTCCCGGGCAAAAGAATGAAACTGATTTTCTGGTGGGATTAATGGACTGGTGTTGTTACGTGATGCGAACCAAACCAGTCAAAGTACAGACGACGTTACATTCTGATTCGAGTGATCGATCGGAAGATCATCGGCAGATTAAAATTGAATTCCTGCCTGACCCGGTGACTGCTGCGGAACGGTTTGCGTTGATTAAACTCAAAACGGAACAGAGAGAGTCGGAA
This window of the Gimesia fumaroli genome carries:
- a CDS encoding ornithine cyclodeaminase, with product MNHSDQPSSENPSPETSGVSEDIELQGHIIDSLLLPKILDEITVLGGDFSINDIAIGQLRSDSSHARITVSAQDEETLEKILTHIAQHGAVPVHQHDCVLVPADMDGAFPEGFYCTTNQKTEIRIAENWIPVDLQEMDCGIVVSPDRQSAHCLPMSDVTKGELVVTGNQGTRVIPTERSAPDVSGFSFMHSTVSSEKPKGVTVKEIASEMRRAKAGSGKILVVAGPAVVHTGSRDHFSEMIREGYVNLLFAGNALATHDIEESFYGTSLGISMEHGGSSEEGHEHHLRSINRIRRLGSIKNAVDQGVLKSGIMYECVKNQVPYVLAGSIRDDGPLPDVITDSIAAQRKMREMVQGVSFCLMIATTLHSIAVGNLLPASVKVVCVDINPATVTKLADRGTFQTVGLVTDVEPFLRVLLDEINKLE
- a CDS encoding calcium/sodium antiporter; translation: MMMAFEPLDFIRLITGLDAPSSILISLIFIFLGMLSITKGGDLFTDSSVEIARLTRISPVIIGATIVSMSTTFPELMVSVTSTVSGKGDLAVGNALGSCLCNIGLIIGSCALLKGFLSWRRKTESGIPVSRLTIVGPGFFMVFSGVLVWLFSLFSSGGAMTQAGVPAEFGIARWQAGILLCVLVAYILFSLRVAMASRHDFGEEQEQPPEVPNFKLHCIKLAFAFFCGAFLVVLGSKLLVTNAVQVARYFEVSELLIGLTILAVGTSLPEFTISVLSVVKGHGALGTGNIIGANVLNITMVVATCALIHPLPIQRQTVLLDGPVVIFLMLAMLGLSWRRKQISSLSGLVLLTIYVGYLLIATFWFGHA
- a CDS encoding Gfo/Idh/MocA family oxidoreductase, whose protein sequence is MVRIGIIGLGPYWEQRYEPVLQAMDQRIQIKAVYDPVRSRAEQVASHWNAAAVSGIGCLVTRYPLDAFLLLHSDWMNHYPLKLLSQQNRPVYIAGSLGEDLDLLERVHSRAVEQLGTLMPEFSRRYSQATSRFFELVVTRLGKPNSIQIETCCPAEDQQVEVPGQKNETDFLVGLMDWCCYVMRTKPVKVQTTLHSDSSDRSEDHRQIKIEFLPDPVTAAERFALIKLKTEQRESETQFPRHRILCRNGLAEFHSPEEIHWENDSSSMTESLKSDRRELEVMLDHFCRRAVGGIIPVPNIRDVCQAIQLVRLSRDSLSSGKSLAVTKFKD